GTCATATAAGTCGTTCTTCATGGGCGCACTCGCTATATACGCTCGGGCGCTTATACACGTCATACCGTAAAGTACTACTTACGCCACTAATATCGCAATGCAATAttagactctctctctctctctctctctctttctctctttctctctttctctctctctctctctctcactctctctctctctcgctctttcgctctctcatTCCCACAAGTGCACTCGGTCAATGTGGCGACCTACTCGCGGAAAAACGCCGTGCGTAAAATAGTCGTTTTACGCACGCCGTCGGTAtacattcattttttcaaCGCTTATTTGCCCAACGCTCGCCGCGAACGCTCTCGCGCAGAAACGCCGCCGCCATTTCATCTGTCTTCGCGCGAAGCGTTGCGTAACTCGGCCGACCCACTCTGCGCGAGCTGTtgcgaagagaaagagcgggCGAGGGAACGGTTAGCGTGTTCCCCTTCTCGAAGCCACGGAACTCGACTCGTGCGGGGGGAGATTCGTGCACGGGAACGGAGGAGAAACGCCCGTTGGGTCGGTGCCGAGCTCGGGACGTCCCATGTAATTAAGCCCAAACTGGTTGCGGAAGGGAATATAATAGGGCTTTGATGGGATAGGACGATATGGGCGCTATTATGGTGGATTTCGTACGCGCTCTTTGAGTGCGGAGCTCGGCTCTTCGGAATGGGGGCGGATTGTAGGTCTATATGAATTTTGCTGGCTTTTCGGAGCTGCCTTAGAAGGAATGACTTTTTGCACTAATGCGTAAAGTCGGTGGCTTACTTCATTTTCTTCTGCCGAAGTCAAACTCGGGCGTAAAGATTCATTTTACGCCCTCGGTCTTGACTTTATGCCTACAGTGCGCGTAAAATTACGCTTTAAATATCCGTTATTGAagcattttttcatactttATACTTAGAAAAATAACGTAAACTCGATATGTTGGTCGCAACAATATTAAGAAATGAAAGAGAGCAACTCCCTTGACTCATTGTTCTTACACCAAGATCATTTTACCTTGCGCACTATGTAATATGTAATTGTTATTGCGCAAAGCTATACAACAACTGTCGACGGCAAGCAGCGACTCACGACGTTCCTCATACGCTCCAAAGTCCAGATCGAAGGTTTAATCATCGCAAAATCACGACATCAAAAGTACAAAATATCTAACAATTATGTGGACAATGAAAATCGTCGTCattccttaaaaaaaaaaaaaaaaaaaaaaaaaaaaaacaagttacCTGCGCGTCAAATCAATTTAATCAAAAAGCCCGCTAAATATCGACCACACGATGAGTCGTCGCGGTAATCTACTCTTTGGCGAAATCAGCCGCGACGACGTATACCGATAAGAAAATGGTATCAGTGCTTGTGAGTCCCGGCATTGTATGCTCGTCGCCAGTCGACAACTGAAACGCTATAGTCTCGCGGTTTTCCCGTTTGTGTTCACGCGAGAGTTTACAAAATTTCTGTGTCGGTGATATTTCGATGGACATTTTATTGTTCTATTTAGTGAAAAGCTTGAGGGATAGCATCGTGCAGGCCAGCACTAGTTCAGGGGCTTTAGAGTACAAGTTTCGCACAACGAGCGAGATGTGCGATTCGAAGGACGAGAAGAGCTTCGAGGAATCGAGTCGAGGCCAAGTATTTTTCCATGGATTCGAGGATTTCGACGTTGCCGAACTAGTGGAAAATAAGGTTTTGTGTTGTTGCATGATACTCGTGCTTTCTGTTGTTGTTCTCTGCATTGTTGCTTGCATGCATGGCTCGTACTGTTTGCTTCGTCTTAAATACTTTGAATGCATAATAAAGATGTGCAGTGATATATTTGCATTTGCTTGTGTGTATACtatcaattaaattatacattaAATTACCCACTGACACATTATTCCAATCAAATAACGTTATCGCGTTCTCGAGGACAGGCAGTCAAGTGTATATACAGATTGAGACTTTGTATCTATATAGATAAGAATTGCACTCCAAACAAATAGACGGatttctaaaatattataaGCGAAATTTTGAAcaatgtaataataatcgcAACCATATACGATTAATCCATCGATGCAAAACGGTTGCACGAAGTTGCATTACAATCTGCGCGTGCATCATCGCACGACTGACCACTAAAATAGCattatttcgaaatattttaaGAGTATGAAACAACAGGGTCAATGATCTTTAATCCGACACGGTGACTGTGAAGCCTTTTTTATCgataatgaaatataataGCGACATAGaacaaaaatgtatatatagtttGTTTAGACATCATCTAGGAACCGGTTTTAATTTCTTATCACTGCATTGGATAAGATTATCGCGACGAAAACTGATAACATCAGAATTAATGGCcaaaatctaattttaaaataaattcatatttGACTTTAAAGCAtatcaacaaaattatatacatgGAACGACAACGACAGCCGTGGTTATCTCAACGCGATTTTCTGCGTttctgtatatctatatactgTATACACTCGCGACGATGACATCATCCTCAGTCGCAGGTATACGAGCGTCTTTGTCctgaatgtgtgtgtgtaagctCGTATAAATTTACGAGCGCGCACCTTTCGATTCTTAATCTACAGTAATATTTACACCATATACGCACGTATTGAATAAATCAATTAACATCGTCTAAGCTGTCTAATCTATGTAcagaatttaaatataaactcGGAAATCAATAACAATGAATAATTTGAAATCCACGGCTAAACGGATATCCGTGTGAGGAGAATAACAGTCGTGTCGATATTGAGTCATTGAATGAATGAAGGGTAAATGTTTACCAACATCAACAAAATGTTGAATAGATCGCGAAAAGATGAATAGTCAATAGTCACGATTTATGTGTACCGAGTGaaataaattacattttaaatattttctttccACTGCCAAGCTTGTTGTGTAACTTCGATTTTATTGtttgtattattaaaaaaaaaattgtcagttACAAATTATAAGAAAACATAAGTCTCTATGAATACATCAAATACTCTTCTTAATTTTGTCATTAAGCTCACtaaacgaaaaataaacggCTCATATTCTAAAGTACCACGCATAATAACATCAGTGACTAACGGTCGTCCGCGAGCAAGATTTAAAGGGCATTTGACCAGACGACTATATCCTCGAATTCCTCGGAGGCGTCGGAACTAGTCCAGCGAGGTAGGGGAAGCGAAAAACCCTACACCTATAATACACTCATCATCAATCGGACGACAGTAGCTGCCCAATGTtggtcgcgcgcgcacgtgtctCCTCTCGCTCGCCGCGTCGTTTCCGACTCTCAAAGTCGACGTATACCGACTCCATATCACAAATACATCAGTACAGATTGTGTTTAAATCGACACGAGTGTAGGTGACAGGTGCATGCGCGTGTCGTCGACCCTCGCGTCGGCCCTGTGTTTACAGGTCCTGACGCGCAACAGTGTGTTGtcgtacatatatatatatatagctacatAAGCGGCTCACTGCGAAACGACGGCTATACCTGCAATGCCGAAGCGCAAGTGCGAGGAAAACGAGCTGAGTGCGTTGGTGAGTTTGGGTATTTTTAACGGCTGTACGGTGCGATATAAATAGTTCGGAGATCGTGTGAATATTTTGAAGCGACGCAAACTAGCTGCGGTGCGAAGAGTCGTTTGAGTGTGTGTTGTGATAAAGCGTGACGAAATTTCGAATAGAACACGTATATACAGAGTGTATTTAAAAGGTTGTTGGCCTTTCGGCGTATAAAGCGATTGTTTACACGTGTTTTCACTTTTTGTAATTGGCAATCATTCAAAACTGCGGGAGTAAAGTTTTATTATAGCACACTAACCTCAAAATGACACCTTTATTCTCGAGTTTAAGGTTGTTGTGCTATAAAACATCGTATGAGACTGTTGTGGGAGGTGTTTTTCTACTTTCTCCCACAACTGTCATAATAGACTAATTCTGAAATGTGCACAGCAGACTTTTGTTCGTCGAGAATAACGAAATTTCAGTTTTTATTATGTGGTGGAAAAAGAGTCACCTTGAGCGCATAGGTCCGTTAAAAAATTACTGCGAACTGCAGTGACTTTCACTTTTCGTTTTCGTGAAAAAATACTCGCGTTATTGCTGTGCTTCATCGGCGAGCGAAGATCAAGGTCAGAAAGCGTTCGACTTCAGTCTCGCGCGATGCTATAAATAGACGAACGCACGTACGTATGTTGGTGCGCTCTTTGTAAAGATTCTTTGCCTCGTACTACTTCGATTCGAGAATCTTCTTCAAACGCTAGTGTCTTTGTACACAGAGATCAATCAAaatatcataaatattattgtaGGAAAATAATGATGAGAAGCGCTTTGAACAATAAAATAGTTGATCCGTAAACAAATAAGAGAAAACGGAACTCACGCCAGCAACCGCACGATTGTTAGGTACAGCGCTATTAGGAATGTTAACATGGAAGCTCGGCCCAGAGGGCGTCTTGGTCGCCTCAAACCCGTGTtaaatgtatatctatatatatgctCACGGACACGCTCTTGCATGTTTGAGTTAGGTCACgtgacacacgcacacacaggagCGTGTCCgtgagcatatatatatatatatacatagatatacatttaACAGGGGTTTAGGACTGGGAACCAAGACGCCCTCTGGGCCGAGCTTGCATGTTAACTTTCCTAATTAGCGCTGGGAAAACggcgcgcgcggggaaaattcaacaagggcgcatgcgcgcgcataATTTTATCGCTATTCGCGCCGCCCATTCCAGAGCGTCGAATTCCCACGGCAGACAGCGCGCGGGGCACGCGACGTCTCCCGCGACTATactacctatatatatacttcCATTAGCATATTATTctcgcagctctcgcgcgcgcgaaaaatccACTCTTCGTATTGCTTATCGAATCTCGACCTATTGCAAATACGTTCGCGCGATGCAGCACAACGAGCATTTCTGCGCGCTCCAGAACGGTTCCTATATCGAACTGATGATCACCGTTCTGCTGGTTTTCATCTTTTTGATTCTAGTAAGGGTTGACTCTTTTTTTATCACTTCAGCGAATGACGTGTTATTATATTCGAATTTCACGTCACGATATTCAACCGAGTGACTGTCCTACGGTGTAAAAATAAACACGCATCCGACTATACCGCACCGAGCGTATCGATCACGACCGCAAGCCGCGAACTTTACTCACGCCTGTTTCAGCTGTCCGACATAGACGAAGAGGAGGACATAATCCTGCGACAGCTACCGCGAACGCCTCTAGCGTCGGCAGCCCGAGGAAAGCGTCGTCGCCGCGCCAGTGACGTCATCGACAGCATGGGCGAGCGGGGCTGTCAGCTGTACAATTTCAACTCTCCGGCCACGTGCAGCACGAGCGCCTCGCCGTACTCCTACTACTGCGGCAGCTCGACGCCGGCCTCCTCCTCCGGATTCACCACGCCGCGGCGCGGCACCAATAGGAACGCGGTGCGCGTTCTCGCGGCTTTACGCGGcatattctctctttctcctgcTTATCTGTCTGCCTATCACGAGAGCGCCTATAGCATGGCGCGAGCGCTTTTCTTGTGTGTCGTCGCTTCTGCGGCTCGGTGAATGTGTGACTTAACGCGTGATTTTGAGATTCGATTCCGTTTCAGATTTCACCGGATCAAGGATACGCCACTACTCCGGAATTCGTGCAGAGGGCGGTGATACCGGAGTGGATGCTGAGGCGGATAGATTCGCATGACGCGACGGTGCCTATCAGGAACGACGAGGACAACTATTCGACGTAAGATTTTATagcaatttttctaattattcATAGTTTCGATCCGATAAACATTTTTGAGCATTCGTATATGAGAGAATGAAATGAATTCGTTTGCGAAGAGATACTATCGGTTGTTACTAATGCATTTTTTCAAATCTGCACAGTTCCCCGGCAGAAGCGCGAGCCAGGATGTCAGCGCAGAAGGATGCTGACCGATACAACATGGAGCATCGAAATCGTGGAAAGTGTGTCATTTTTAACCACGAGACCTTTGACACCGGATTCGAGACTCGCGAAGGCTCGAGCGTCGATGCGCGAAGGATTGAACAAACGTTCCAGCAGCTTGGCTTTACCGTCGAGATATGCGACGACTACGAGCACAGCGGTGTCATGAACAAGCTGAACGAGCGTAAGCATAACTATCGAGAACTTTGATCGAGTAGGAATGTATAGaggttttattaatttttgttatacaTTTATTTCAGTGAGCGAAGAGGACCACTCCGACAACGACTGCCTCTGCATATTCGTACTGACACATGGACTGAAGAACGATCTGATCTGCGCGAAGGATGTCGTCTACAAGTTGGAAAATGTGTGGAAGCCCTTTACAGCCGACAAATGCAGCTCACTGGCTGGAAAGccaaaattattcttttttcaagTATTCGCATGTGTTATTCTATAcagaattaattttattgccATGATTATTTCTCAAATATTAATACGATCGTTACCTGACGTCAATGGTCTAGGCCTGTAGAGGAGACAACTTGGACGGTGGCATAAAGATGATGAGATCAGGAACGACGGAGACTGATTCCTCGAGTGCGTCTTATCAGATCCCGACGTACGCGGATTTTCTGTTCGCCCACAGCACCGTTCAAGGTTAGTCTGAAAATGTATACGGTACGTATTTTAATGTGTGCATTAGCTTTTGCTTCGGTTTAGAATGAATCGTTCGTTCAGTAGTTACATTCATAGTACGATGAGACATGCAGCTCTCACGAAGAATagttttgttttataaattagagTATAGTCACAACCTATAGATTCAAAGACAAGATACTTACTTTAAAATCGCTGTGTTCGCAGGTTTTTACTCATGGAGAAATCCGGAGGAAGGCACCTGGTACGTACAGAGCCTGTGCGACGTATTCGACGAATACGCGGCAACCCACGACTTGGCAAAATTGATGACCATAACAGCTCGCAAAGTGGCTACCAACTTCGCAAGCTACAACGATCTGGACCCGATGCTGCACGGCAAGAAACAGGTGCCATCGGTCATCTCATCCCTCATACGCGACGTCTACTTCACGCCGAAGAATTAGTAGTGAAGTCTTGATCTGTGGACAAAAGCAAGAAggcttttaatcatttttttttttttgtgatttcACATCAATTGCATATAAGTTCGAGATTACATTTCTGAATTTAACTACATTTAGTGAAtttagtgtttttttttctcttgcgaaatattaatttatttatgtattacATCGCAACAGCGTAAGATGTTCTTCCAGGCAATAGTAATGTCTATGAATCTTGAAATACTCACTGGAGTAATTTATTATGATATTAtagttatcgtacattcataGCAGAAATCGTACATTTTAACGGCGACTCTTGCATTTATCAAGTTCATGACAAAAATCGTGGGTTCTATTACAGTGCAAATCAAATTCACGTAGCTCTTTAGTTTTTTTAGTATTAAGTGCGTTTGTTAAATCGCTCGTTGCGAAAAAGAAGAGTTCACCGAAAAAACCTGAGAATAATATCGCGCTAAatcatttttgtataaatttaaaaaaatttttgtttgttttctatatttttatccACGCGATTTCTACAATTATACGTTGAAAGCATATATATCACAAAAAAcgaaaatcatttatttattttctaatatataaggtatattataaattatttcaaatatatttgttttattcCAAACTATATCACCGTTATATTTATACAAAGATACTTTAATATAatgtttttacttttatatgaGAAACCTTCTATATcttttcattaataaaaaaaatgattacacaaataaaaagtaatgGCATAATAATTCCAATCTATCTATACATTATAAAACCTCACAACttgtaaattacttttttattattag
The sequence above is a segment of the Nasonia vitripennis strain AsymCx chromosome 3, Nvit_psr_1.1, whole genome shotgun sequence genome. Coding sequences within it:
- the LOC100116276 gene encoding caspase-1-like isoform X3 — encoded protein: MDILLFYLVKSLRDSIVQASTSSGALEYKFRTTSEMCDSKDEKSFEESSRGQVFFHGFEDFDVAELVENKISPDQGYATTPEFVQRAVIPEWMLRRIDSHDATVPIRNDEDNYSTSPAEARARMSAQKDADRYNMEHRNRGKCVIFNHETFDTGFETREGSSVDARRIEQTFQQLGFTVEICDDYEHSGVMNKLNELSEEDHSDNDCLCIFVLTHGLKNDLICAKDVVYKLENVWKPFTADKCSSLAGKPKLFFFQACRGDNLDGGIKMMRSGTTETDSSSASYQIPTYADFLFAHSTVQGFYSWRNPEEGTWYVQSLCDVFDEYAATHDLAKLMTITARKVATNFASYNDLDPMLHGKKQVPSVISSLIRDVYFTPKN
- the LOC100116276 gene encoding caspase-1-like isoform X1 yields the protein MDILLFYLVKSLRDSIVQASTSSGALEYKFRTTSEMCDSKDEKSFEESSRGQVFFHGFEDFDVAELVENKLSDIDEEEDIILRQLPRTPLASAARGKRRRRASDVIDSMGERGCQLYNFNSPATCSTSASPYSYYCGSSTPASSSGFTTPRRGTNRNAISPDQGYATTPEFVQRAVIPEWMLRRIDSHDATVPIRNDEDNYSTSPAEARARMSAQKDADRYNMEHRNRGKCVIFNHETFDTGFETREGSSVDARRIEQTFQQLGFTVEICDDYEHSGVMNKLNELSEEDHSDNDCLCIFVLTHGLKNDLICAKDVVYKLENVWKPFTADKCSSLAGKPKLFFFQACRGDNLDGGIKMMRSGTTETDSSSASYQIPTYADFLFAHSTVQGFYSWRNPEEGTWYVQSLCDVFDEYAATHDLAKLMTITARKVATNFASYNDLDPMLHGKKQVPSVISSLIRDVYFTPKN
- the LOC100116276 gene encoding caspase-1-like isoform X2 — its product is MPKRKCEENELSALLSDIDEEEDIILRQLPRTPLASAARGKRRRRASDVIDSMGERGCQLYNFNSPATCSTSASPYSYYCGSSTPASSSGFTTPRRGTNRNAISPDQGYATTPEFVQRAVIPEWMLRRIDSHDATVPIRNDEDNYSTSPAEARARMSAQKDADRYNMEHRNRGKCVIFNHETFDTGFETREGSSVDARRIEQTFQQLGFTVEICDDYEHSGVMNKLNELSEEDHSDNDCLCIFVLTHGLKNDLICAKDVVYKLENVWKPFTADKCSSLAGKPKLFFFQACRGDNLDGGIKMMRSGTTETDSSSASYQIPTYADFLFAHSTVQGFYSWRNPEEGTWYVQSLCDVFDEYAATHDLAKLMTITARKVATNFASYNDLDPMLHGKKQVPSVISSLIRDVYFTPKN
- the LOC100116276 gene encoding caspase-1-like isoform X4; this encodes MPKRKCEENELSALISPDQGYATTPEFVQRAVIPEWMLRRIDSHDATVPIRNDEDNYSTSPAEARARMSAQKDADRYNMEHRNRGKCVIFNHETFDTGFETREGSSVDARRIEQTFQQLGFTVEICDDYEHSGVMNKLNELSEEDHSDNDCLCIFVLTHGLKNDLICAKDVVYKLENVWKPFTADKCSSLAGKPKLFFFQACRGDNLDGGIKMMRSGTTETDSSSASYQIPTYADFLFAHSTVQGFYSWRNPEEGTWYVQSLCDVFDEYAATHDLAKLMTITARKVATNFASYNDLDPMLHGKKQVPSVISSLIRDVYFTPKN